DNA sequence from the Alosa sapidissima isolate fAloSap1 chromosome 13, fAloSap1.pri, whole genome shotgun sequence genome:
TTTTGACAACCAGGGTGGAGTGGACAGATGAACCATCGATGTGAGATTGTCAGGTTTGGAGAGCATGCTATTATGtccaatcagcagaatttcTGTTTTATCTGTGTTGAGTTTGAGAAAATTGTTTTGCATCCATGATTTTAAGTCAGAAAGGCAGTCAGTAAGGGAGTGTGGTGGGGGGTCAGAGGGACAGAAAGTGGTAAGATAAAGTTggatgtcatctgcatagcagtggaaaTTAAGACCGTGGCTGCGAATAATCTGGCCAAGAGGGAGGATGTatatgagaaagaggaggggcccAAGAACAGTCAAGGAGGATGTCAAGGTCAAGGAGGATGAGAATGTTAAGTGAACCAGAGTCAGCAGAAAGGAGGAGGTCGTTAACTATGCATAGTAAGGCAGTGTCTGTGCTGTGAcatgagtggagagagagagagagagagggagagagagagagggagtgagagagagagagagaaaggaagagaaagagggatagagagagaaagagagagagggaaagagagagatggagagagagagaaagaaagagagagcgggtGGAAGGTGAaggagaggtagaggaggggACAGTGGAGATGGAGTTCTTTAATAAGCCAGTGTCACACaacaaaagcataaaaacaaaaacaacatttaCATTCCCAACCACACACCTTACATCTTCAcattaataaataaagaaaaacagtggaaaagaaaaacaaagtgatatgagaagaagagagagaaaaaaaaagagagattgagagagggagagagaaagagagcgagagaaacaaagaaagaaaaaatgagaaagtggggggagatgtggagagagataaaaagagggGCACAGAAGAAATGGAGgacaagaaagtgtgtgtgtgtgtgtgtgtgtgtgtgtgtgtgcgcgcacgtgtgtgtgtgtgtgtgtgtgtgtgtgtgtgcacgcacacgcgtgtgtgtgtgtgtgtgtgcgccgtgtgcgtgtgtgcgtgtgcgcgtgtgcgcgagagagaggggaacagaagagagagaggacaagaaagcgtgtgtgtgtgtgtttgtgtgtgtgcgcgtgataGAGAGATAGGGGAACAAAACAGAGACAGgacaagaaagtgtgtgtgtgtgtgtgtgagggagacagagacggATAAAGAGGAGCATTCCCTGTGGGCTTGGCTTGGCTTGCACGCTCTCTTTACTTCATCATACATTCTGCAGCTATAATTGTTTCCTGACTGAATTGCCGTCAAATTTAGATGCATTTACATAATCCAGCTCATTTGCATACCAGTTGCATTAGGAGTTTCAGAGGCGCGGGTGAGAAATCAGTCTGCGTTATCGTCACGGGTGGAGGCGATGCTGCCCCACCTCCCTGTGCAGGGGTGAAACACGCTGTTGCGTTTTCATCACGGGTGGAGGCTATGCTGCCCCACCTCCCCGTGCAGGGTGAAACACGCTGTTGCGTTATCGGGTGGAGGCGATGCGTCCCCACCTCCCTGTGCAGGGGTTAAACACGCTGTTGCGTTATCGGGTGGAGGCGATGCGTCCCCACCTCCCTGTGCAGGGGTTAAACACGCTGTTGCGTTATCGTCACGGGTGGAGGCTATGCTGCCCCACCTCCCCGTGCAGGGGTTAAACACGCTGTTGCGTTATCGGGTGGAGGCGATGCGTCCCCATCTTCCTGACCCGTGCAGGGGTGAAACACGCTGCTCTAGAGCAGATGGAAACGAATACACAGATTGATTATTGCAGACTGGTTAACTGCCCATATGTTCACAGGAGGACGAGGGTCCTGGTCATTGTGCACTCCACTCTACagaacagtgtgtatgtgtgtgtgtgtgtgtgtgtgtgtgtttcacaaatGGTCCGGAAGCGTCAGGCTTCTGCCATAAACCAATTGGTTAAGTGAATGTGGCCCGTGTGTAAGAGGTGATTCTATTTGGGTAATGCCTCAGTATCAGTCGGTAAGTGCACATCTTCAGGGGAGATGACGTGAGATGGAGCCCTTATATCGCAGTTTCATAAATAAGCCTGCTGGCACTTTTGCTAATGGTAGCCTGCTTCCCCCACGCCATCACCccaaccaccacctccacctccacccacactcactcacacgcagagacatgcacacacacagacacacacagacaaccacacacacagacgcacacacacaaacacacactcccacactctctctctcacacacacacacacacacgcattttaACATAGCTTTTTGCAGTTTTAGCTGAGTGGCCTGACTCCACCTAAGACAGATGGACACGTGTGAAGAGTAGCCCTCTCTGTTCCAGTGACGTCAGGCACATAGCATAGCACTGGACCACAGCACCGTTGGTCAGGCACATAGCATAGCACTGGACCACAACACCGTTGGTCAGGCACATAGCATAGCACTGGACCACAGCATATGCATCGTTGGTCAGGCACATAGCATGGCACTGGACCACAGCATATGCTTATTTTAATCCCATTTATTTCTGGATGAATCACATTATCaacactattattattattagtattattattattatttataaaaATAATCATTATTTGCAACGGACTGACTAtatgttacattgtaatactgagtgttTTTACAAAcagcacaaatacataatgcaaggacaatgatagtacctgatagtacatgttgttacacagattgtaccactgtacctaattaggtaggtacactgtaacagcgacacattaaaataaagtgttaccatttatTATTATCGCTtcgcggtcatataatgattgtcaaagtttttttttttttttttcgtcatctacttcctgaatttttggtcaacgatacccgggacacagAAACACCTGGGAACATGAAatgtggtgggtatgtagccccactagacttttacggaaaaatttagtttggtccccgggggccactcccccaccgtgctgggccccccctGAAACcccaaaaatgcagtttttcctaaataactacctgaaccgtggcactgaggatgaatatatttttatggtatgttggtctcaagggcccacatcaacctagcccataatcactcatttgtgatttgcacccctccggtaaaaaatgaaaatgcaatatcattctgctttaatcgcccctctcttcagttaagatgttcagaactgcaccaaattttatgtgtatgattaacctgacattctctgggggtatgccaagtttcatagaatttcatccatggggggggggggggtctaaaaaaaatttaagttatgtgtacatttagtgactgtacactcattggctgtagatggcggtgcacacatatacacacgcacacacacacacaggcacgcacataccatcggtatcggcaattagaacgaccgatacatacagtaattacaaattcagtgggATTAaaggaaagccaaatattcatcatcatcatcatggctgcatttcctgtATTGGCAATacatagtcgtttgtccactagatggcgcatcgttgcagtgagacgtaattttgttggaagttaaaagtgggttggaaaaacaatggacgcttcctacaaggactgtagtttaccgcagagaacgtctaaggataggacgattttcacatgaaatgtaatttccatttcttcttgaggccgaaataaatctgagaatgtctatcggacatgcttggtttttactgcaggtacgttaatcttataatatcaatagctaTAGGACCTATAGGTACAAtcatgttaccgttagcattggttgagtgatggaggccaatttgattgcatttgtagaaaactataaatgcggttataccaagcaaattgatagcagcactaatcttacgactgtcatctcatttcttcttatgaccataacctaggctactaacaggagctaagtgagttagccacaacacgttcgctacgtgatgtttttttaatggaaaatatataggctacctgaaagataacctgtctatgatgcatcctaaacaccgggctgggacatttctgctcaaagtctcaaaaagcatctgagtcaatgttcattcccaaacacccatataggctacttcaattctctattttcaaaggtgattcaagtaaggaagagcatggctcaaagtaaagtaaccaggactgaaactacatcaattcgtcaaagtgaataatttgtgtcgcaatgtagatttattaacgcacccgtgatgatctgcatctccatttaagccaaatgttttagagcgcacgttgagagatgtatccagggcagggctgtacctacacatatttgttgcacgtgctacaaaaatcattctttgcgatggatgatttagtaccaacgttacaccggtccgatacagttttgcctatggctataccgtgagactgaggtgctttttgtttgttcgaagtgcgtgtttagggtgcgAGAGGGGAGTCTATGTGCTTGATTCcaacttggtagttgtagtctatgcgattaaaaaacacgtttgtgtgaagtatccaaacaatgataacgctttcattatggctgctttacgcacagaccttgagctactgtacagtggggtgagttccatttagaagtgtccacttcattcgcgctttccatgattaacacagctgcgtgaaatgtattactactgatatgcaaaactattaacttttcgccaagaggtggcagcttaagtccgcttgatactgtaagccattggttcccaaaggagattttatttagGTCggcagcatagcctagtgaccatttatgttgtgtaataggccaagcatagggcctaccttatatagcttacatagtttgttaacagtcacggttttgtcataactcctctatgcatttttgcatttagaatagctctgaaaccggggggcgaacacgtcgcagggggggcgccagtgcgtggatatctcaatcgcaaaattaaacaatatttttatctggtgcctaccatggactaggctgggtgaactcagcctgatgtgccggcgatttctttttcgatttcttaaaagattgagcttggtctggcgaaagccagactaaccatggacctcatagttgcaaaatgcaaaggaacatgaatcagtctattatttgcacgaacaataacggacggtagctcttcaacttggcctgttaaaatgtgtatgaacagtctagcaacgcatttcatgaaggcccttttggacatgtcagttatttgcaccactgggtaaaactgcattttgttttagactactatttaatttgtgcattgacaataaagctgaatatcatatgaactagatgactaaacttatgcatatgtagaagaataaacattcacaaaaatccatgacatgacctctcttcttgatagctgttgaaaactgcatggaactgacagggattgttttgtttaataataaataaataaatacattatgctgctaccttctgcttttcccaaatacaatgtagcctacaagtgtaagtgacctttcatcaatccagttgcaatggatgaactgtgatgaactgccctacttttagagattttaaaggttttataacaatgctataacttttttggctattctacaatctatttatctttgcagcgccagtaggctactttctgtgcaggcgcacacacacacacaggcatgccaaacaagcatacacaaaagtttcaagagtgggggatggagtaaaagatggagacaaattgattagtgtgctttattttcgcggaacggatgtacagaactgagcggcggtcatattgtgtaccgttatgtggtacatctagtttatttgcAAATACTGTATTAATtcttatacatagccatattctactgctcttcatcctATTCTTattgttctgtttttattcttttattctttttatgttttttatttttttattcttatatgttaaaggaacacgccacccaatgtcagtagtaatatacagtatgttcttaccttaactttcacgagttgagtcatacttCTCCCATGTCGGtatgtgcactcaaacgctctggcgtgcggcgcgaatgtgttgcatgcatgttgctatgctagcgggctcagacgtagccatataGGGAAgaagatagcagtaatcaaaaacatccacgttttccctacttaaatacacttgcacgagtagttgataaaaatgtgtaaggtcacacaacatgaaacgtggcgattttccaagcgaataaacaggagaactacaatgtgtggcgcaatagcacttgggagtactttgaccaagcgtagtaatattaattaacacctaattgtagatcctatccaccgtTTGCAGCGAAGCGGAATTCTATGAAACATGAAATCACTATAATACTTCTGCTTGTTATCACAACCCTTCACAATGCATGTTATAACCATGATTGTTCACAATCTACTTTACCACTACCTGCTGCTTTGCTAAGtcagctcaaactaacgccaGCAGGGCAGGTTGTCTCTATTTACggaaatgactgtgtgtgtgtctcggagggggagggggagggggaggctgaggggtggataggatctacaattatgtgtaaattaatattactacgctaggtcgaagtactcccaagtgctatttactactgacattgggtggcgtgttcctttaagtgagtgttgtaccttgagagcaaagattaacgggagtcaaattccttgtttgtttacacaaacctggccaataaagctgattctgattgtTCACTCCGCTATCCCTCCCTGTAAGCTGAACTATCCCTCCCCTGCaaattgctttggataaaagctcaGTTAAACCAATACATGTAAAAGTTAATGTAGAGAGTTGGGGTTAATAAACTCTTATATATCTTATATCTTATATAATAATTAATATTTCTTATAATAAttcatatatgtgtatgtgtaaaataAGTCAGTTATGAATCCCAGATGCCTGCTTGGGTGATTGGCACCGCTGTTTCCTTTGATTGTGTTTATCTCTCTGTGTTCCACAGTGTTGGACAAATGAATTTCCACAGTTTCCACAATTCAGAGATGTTTTCTTCTCTGAGAGCTTTCTTATCTCAGTGGTCCCATATGTGTTGTAAATGGCCATAAATCATACAAAGCTGTTAACAAACCTTAAAGACACATACATGACAAAGATGTTCTCTCTTTTTATGTTCTAAATGCAGCTGGGAATTTGGTCAAAGTTAGCTTCACAAACCGCAgaacatatttttttgtttttaaatatttttggcTCTCTAGTTTTTAGTTCTAGGTTTTACATTATTTAGTGtgcaaataaattaattaaccAGATGCTAAAAACATTGGTTGACTACATATTTCTTTAATGAAGAAAAATATCTTAGAACGTATTTATAGTGATCTATCTGACAAAAACAATAGAatagttaaagctgcagttggcaagatttttttgatcatattcactgaaaccgacactatgctccgacagaacaacataaatcagccggttttaaaaaaaaaacctgcacttctacctccacctagagcctgttatttgttttgcaaaaatccacagctcccggttcttctggtcaaatcagagcagggctgtgtgcgATCTGACtatcaatcacagtctggtgcgcactgacgagcacaaactcgatgagagggtgcttggtggtagtgggggagtggcatgagagttgtaaacattcaaaaacattttgtcccctcaatctgtcagacttgcccaTTGCAGCTTTGATTTGAATTGAATGTTGAATTTTTATGAATTTGACCAACACTGTAGGTGTGTTCtgcgtgtgtttggtgtgtttcctctgttctgtcttctGTCTGTGTTCTGCATGTTCCCTTTGTGCATGTTCTGTCTGTGTTCTGCatgtgttctgttctgtgtgtgttctgcgcGTGTCCCGTGTGAGCTTGTCTGCTCTCTAATGACCAGGCTGATGTTCTAGTTCCGTCAATCGTGACGCAGAATCTGTTCTGCGTGTGTTCTGCGTATGTCCTGTGAGACTAGGCTGATGTTCTAGCCCTGTTTCCGATCATGTTGCGTTTGTTCAGATGCGATTATGCCACCCTGGCCCCTGCAggcagaggagtgtgtgacTGTATCGAGAGACAAGTCGCATGAGAGCAGAGCagctgagaggtgtgtgtgtgtgttgtgtgtgtgtgtgtgtgtgtgtgtgtgacagtgccaGCCATGAACTTTGCTCTTAGCACTTGACGCCACATGAGCACCACAGTGCTTGAGGAGATGTCTTCATTAATCATGCAACATTAAGAACACCACGGTTAACACTCTCTAGGCTAATCAAAGGGACTCTTCATCCCCACcatcaaaacaaaaactaaGCCTCCGTTTGAAACACACTGTCAGATTTAGGAAGTAAAAGTCTTTCACATGGAGCGGATAAAAACAAGCATTGCTGAAGAGTAAACAGCACTTAATGAAGCTGTGGGAGACGTGAGAGAAGCCAGAGTTATTTTGCGCCTTCTATTCACAGAGTATTAACAGAATTAGTAACACTGCCCACTACATAGCAAGGGTGAACAAACCGCTACGTACCACTGCCCACGGTGGTCACTGTCTGATGATGTGCAACACTAGATCAGAGTAATTGAACCACACAAACCAGTGTCTCTCACTGtgattcctctctctgtctgtatatcTCTATATCCTGTGAAAAAGGTTATTTAAAATGTGTTCAGAGAATAGTTATATTAACAACGATTTGTGAATATTTACTGGTCAAAGCAGTTTTAAATGAACAAAAAAGTAACATCCGAGAGCTTAATTTTTCAGGACCTcaggagggcacacacacacacattatttgtaTGCATGCACAATCTTCTATTCATGTTTTTAACCTATTTCTTCTCTGTTCACAGTGTCATCCTGACTGCATGTATGTCTTATCTATTTCTATTTCTTATCTTCTCTTATCATATATTACCATTTCCATctcttttgcttttgttttcccCCTGCAGTGTAGAAATTACAGTATTTGCCTGAGGCAGTTTCCACAAATCTGATCCACAAATACAGTCATTTTGGATTATTAACTCTACAAACACTCCGCCAGCTTCCTGTAACAGCAACACAACCCTCTCTCCCTTCGTTAATAATCACAACACTCTGTCCCTATATCACATATCACACTCTGTCCCTATATCATATATCACAACACTCTGTCCCTATATCACATATCACACTCTGTCCCTATATCATATATCACAACACTCTGTCCCTATATCATATATCACAACACTCTGTCCCTATATCACATATCATATCACACTCTGTCCCTATAGCACATATCACACTCTGTCCCTATATCACACTCTGTGATATGTGATATAGGGACAGACTGTTGTGATATGTGATATAGGGACAGAGTGTGATATGTGATATaggcagagccggacagtaacggagtacatttacttgagtacagtatttGAGTACAACTTTGAGGGATCTGTattttactcgagtatcattttttgGGAGTACttatgactttactcaagtaggctacatttgagaggcaaatattgtactctttactccgctacatttctatccataaccgtgagtacccgttactacttataaaaaaaaggaaagaaaaatctcggaaaccctcaatttgttgtttccctctcaaacgtgattgattggattgtgcaggcgccactgattgggacacagtgacagcctatcagcaatcaccttcagttttccgccaaagtcaactccatggtcagatttagatgaGAGATGAAACCATGGAGGAAACAATGGAAGAAGACACAGTAGGTCCATCCCGGAaatgtgccaacccgtggccccacctcgccagactatttgcattttctgaacaagtaaATTATAGTTTTCGCTTTAAGTGTTTGCTGTGTTTACCAAAACAGAACTTCATCACCGCCTACAAAAATTCATCCTCCAACTTGCGGAAGCATGTCAaggtatgtaggcctacattgaaaTAAACTTTATAGCTTCTAGATTCTAGCTATAGAATAAAAAGAAAAGTGCACTAAATGATTTGCTAGCTGTGATAATGTAGCTTTTTACATTCTCGGTTACGTTTGAGTAGTTGAAGCCGCACCCGCCAATTTGCCAGCTGTAGCTAGCCATTCAGATTGCTAACTTTGGCCTGACAATAAAAGAGCATGCCAATATTGCAGCACTTGTTGAATTGTGACTTGTTGAATGTCAGAAGCACCTAAATACTTTGCTGGTCCACATAAATTAAAGTTAGTTGCACCAGTAAAACCGATTTaaaaagttagtctggagcTATTGGAAAATTCTGAACAACCAGCACTTCATAATTAATAATACTGCTGTGTAGACTACATGATTGGTATCTTTTCTAATATTTATTAGTTTATTATAGTGTAAACTGAAATATTATACTGTGTTTTACAGAGAAGGCATGAGACACATCTGGAGGAATACTGTCAACTGACTTCAACAGCCTGCAAGAGGCCATCAGAAGGTGGAACAGGAGTCAAGGCGAAGCAACTGAAGCTGCTGGAGACCAAGCAGGTGTCTCAGAAGACGGTTGATAGGGCTATACTCCGCTTCATCGTTCAAGGTCTCCAGTCCTTCTCCCTGGTTGAGAAACCATCCTTCCAAGACCTTGTTGTAGAATTACAACCGAGCAGTGCTGTCATGTCCCGCACAACTGTGCTTCAGCTACATCTAAAATGaaagaacgtctcaaaaactAAATGAAAAAGGTACCATACATTGCCACCACTACTGATTGTTGGACGGCCAGGAGAAGGAGCTTTATAGGTGTAACAGCCCACTGGCTCGATCCTTGCAGTTTTGAACGCCGTTCAGCTGCCCTTGCTTGCCGTCAACTAAGGGGCTCCCACACATTCGATGCCTTGGCAGCTGTTTTGACCGACATTCATGCAGAGTATGAGATAAGTCATAAGGTTGTTAGAACTACAACAGACAACAGGTCGAATTTCGTGAAAGCGTTCGTGTCTTTGGTCAGCAGGACGAAAATAACAATGAAGAGTTTGTTGCAGAAGACACAATTGAAGAAGAAGTAGGAGAAGATTGTGATGCATCTGATGGTGAAGAGGAGGTGGAATTCATGGATGTGGAAGCCATTCTGGAGGAAGATGATGGGCTTCAGTATCAGCTGCCGAAACATCATCGGTGTGCATGCCACTTACTAAATTTAGTTTCCACAGTCGATGTTGATCGGGCTAATAAGACAGAAGCTTACAAGAAATTGTCCAGATCAGCCTTTTCTAAGTGTCAGGCACTCTGGAATAAAGCATCAAGGTCTCCTCAAAATGCAGAACTTATAGAGGAACACTGTAAGCTTCACTTGGTACAGCCTAATTCAACTCGATGGAACTCTTCTTTCATGGCCATGGAATGTGTGGTCAGAATCATTAGAGACCAAGGAGAGGGATCTGTGAGAACGGTCTGTGCTGCACTCAATGTTCCAATGTAAGTAGCTTATGTTAATGTATAATTGTGTTCTTATTTTGTTAGAGTAATGCTTACCACATTATCTGCTGTAGgtacataaacaaataaataaatgtccaGCATTGCACAGTGGTTTTGTATACATTTTGTtgtaatacagtatgtgtttgtttattttcttctgTTTCTATTAGGTACAGCCCGGCTGACATAGCCTTTTTAGGGGAATATGTCACCACCATGAGTCCGGTTGCAAAGTCCTTAAACATACTACAAGGAGAAGTCAACGTTCAGATAGGCTGGCTGCTCCCGACAATCACCACCCTCACAACCAAGCTGGAAAAGTCTAGACCGTCACTCAGATTTTGCAAGCCACTTGTTGATGCTCTTCTTGAAGGTTTGAGGAAGCGGTTTGAGAGCATGATGTTGGAGCCAGAGCTAATTGCAGCAGCCATTCTCGTTCCAAGGTTCAAAACCTCCTGGACCAGCAATGACTGTCCTACAGCTTGGTaaggaaaatgttttttttttgtttgtttgcttgttttttcaAAAACCTTTTACATCCAACAATGAttatatgcagttgtttacttacagagtaataataacaaaaatgtgtttgttggtgtgatTCTGTGTTTCTAATCAAGGCCTTAGTTACATCAAGGAACATCTGCCAGAACACGATGAAGGTCTTCGGTCTCCTGATACCACATCAACCTCTTCTGATGAAGATGACTTCTTTTCCAATGTCAAGCAGACACATTCCCATGAGATAAGTAAGCAACCTGATGGATACCTAGCCGCTACAGCTGAAGGAGTGAATACACTGGCCCCCTATCCAGCTGTGCGTAACCTCTCACTAAAGCTCAACACAGCCCTGCCAGCTTCAGCAGCGTGTGAAAGGCTTTTTAGCATAGCAGGTTTGCTTTTCACTCCAAGAAGGGGATCAATTCATTCACAGAATTTTGAGAACCAACTTGAAAGTTGAACAAGGACTTCATgacatttaattgaattgaagtacagtacacacatacacacacacacacacacacgcacacagagttgTCACacatagattgtgtgtgtgagaacagtgTTATTCAGCTGAAAGTATTTTCTCCTGCCTTTGCCTGTATGTCAATGTGAGGGGAAGGGGCTTAAAACTGTCACTCAAATGAgctgaatttttttttctttgtacgCTGACCTAAACACAGCTGATTAtctttatcattattattttctcTTCTTTGCTCTATGCTGCGTGTATAACACGGTCAGGTTCAGAGTCAGAACATTGCTATATTGCCTTCTTTGCTGGTTTAGGTTTATTGATTTGAGTGATGGAAAAAACAGAAACTCACATGTCGACACAATTGttagctgattttttttttttctgatattACACAATAATGTAAGCTGAGCATTTTCTTTGATGTTCTGTTTAAGACAGTCAGGTTCAAATGTGGGTACAAAAAATCCATTAAAACTCTAGCAGAGGTTTGTCAGAGTGTTGCCATTGTGCTATTGCCTTGTGGGCAAGTGAAAAAtgttaaata
Encoded proteins:
- the LOC121679568 gene encoding uncharacterized protein LOC121679568, whose product is MDVEAILEEDDGLQYQLPKHHRCACHLLNLVSTVDVDRANKTEAYKKLSRSAFSKCQALWNKASRSPQNAELIEEHCKLHLVQPNSTRWNSSFMAMECVVRIIRDQGEGSVRTVCAALNVPMYSPADIAFLGEYVTTMSPVAKSLNILQGEVNVQIGWLLPTITTLTTKLEKSRPSLRFCKPLVDALLEGLRKRFESMMLEPELIAAAILVPRFKTSWTSNDCPTAWP